From a region of the Blastocatellia bacterium genome:
- a CDS encoding type II toxin-antitoxin system HicA family toxin has product MRKLRSLGFLGPFPGGRHQRMVHPQTNKIIPVPVHKGKDVSVGLIREIIREVGISVEDWINL; this is encoded by the coding sequence ATGCGTAAGCTGAGGTCGCTTGGCTTTCTCGGCCCGTTTCCCGGAGGTCGGCATCAACGGATGGTGCACCCGCAGACGAATAAGATTATTCCCGTGCCGGTGCATAAGGGAAAGGATGTCAGCGTCGGACTGATTCGTGAAATCATCCGCGAAGTGGGAATTTCAGTAGAGGATTGGATCAACCTCTAG
- a CDS encoding threonyl-tRNA synthetase editing domain-containing protein, giving the protein MRMLMIHVDAFRSELTEKGRSKLIEEPIERVVAVEEAIVILTAVEKSDESNPTLVVQRAAQEIETIARQLKVSTLVVHSFAHLFAELANPTVAVDVLKELASTLAARGFTTYRSPFGWFNTLEIKAKGHPLSRIARTIPAN; this is encoded by the coding sequence ATGAGAATGCTGATGATTCATGTTGATGCCTTCAGAAGTGAATTGACCGAGAAGGGCCGCTCCAAACTGATCGAAGAGCCAATTGAACGAGTCGTTGCCGTCGAGGAAGCGATCGTCATTCTCACCGCTGTGGAAAAGTCCGACGAATCAAATCCCACACTCGTTGTCCAACGAGCGGCTCAAGAGATCGAAACAATCGCGCGTCAACTGAAGGTCTCTACGCTGGTGGTGCATTCGTTCGCGCACTTGTTCGCCGAGCTGGCCAACCCGACGGTCGCTGTTGATGTCTTGAAGGAATTAGCCTCAACGCTCGCCGCGCGCGGGTTCACTACATACCGCAGCCCGTTCGGCTGGTTCAACACGCTGGAGATTAAAGCCAAAGGCCATCCGCTCTCGCGCATTGCCCGGACGATCCCAGCGAATTGA
- the aroF gene encoding 3-deoxy-7-phosphoheptulonate synthase: MNALKTFHLVSWAARDTKTVVNVGGVQIGGDALTIIAGPCAVESREQTLTIAEQVSRLGIKLFRGGAYKPRTSPYSFQGLGEPGLRILAEARERFGLAVVTEALDAESLELVEAYADMIQIGARNMQNFSLLRRAGRSPLPVLLKRGMAATVEELLLAAEYIMLEGNPNVVLCERGIRTFGQHSRFTLDLTVVPTLQQLTHLPIIVDPSHGTGDRSKVMPLARASVAVGADGLLVEVHHQPETAQCDGQQAITPEQFRQLLGQIERIAAIVRPAHRSVLAEARR, translated from the coding sequence ATGAACGCACTAAAAACATTTCATCTGGTCAGTTGGGCAGCGCGCGATACGAAGACCGTGGTCAACGTTGGCGGCGTCCAGATCGGCGGAGATGCACTCACAATCATCGCCGGCCCGTGCGCTGTCGAAAGCCGCGAGCAAACGTTGACCATCGCTGAGCAGGTGAGTCGGCTGGGCATCAAGTTGTTTCGTGGCGGAGCCTATAAGCCCCGCACATCGCCTTACTCATTCCAAGGCTTAGGTGAACCCGGGCTGCGCATCCTTGCAGAAGCCCGCGAACGATTCGGCCTTGCCGTGGTGACCGAAGCGCTCGACGCAGAGAGCCTCGAACTAGTGGAGGCGTATGCCGACATGATTCAGATCGGCGCGCGAAACATGCAAAATTTCAGCCTGCTGCGACGCGCCGGCCGCTCGCCACTGCCCGTGCTGTTGAAACGCGGCATGGCCGCCACGGTGGAAGAACTCCTGCTGGCGGCTGAATACATCATGCTCGAAGGCAATCCCAATGTGGTGCTGTGCGAACGCGGCATTCGAACCTTCGGACAGCATTCGCGCTTCACGCTTGACCTGACGGTTGTGCCGACGCTGCAACAGCTCACCCATTTACCGATCATTGTTGATCCGAGCCACGGCACGGGGGATCGTAGCAAAGTGATGCCACTGGCTCGCGCCAGCGTCGCTGTCGGCGCCGACGGCCTCCTTGTAGAAGTTCACCATCAGCCGGAAACCGCTCAGTGCGACGGCCAACAAGCGATTACGCCAGAACAATTCCGCCAATTGCTCGGCCAGATCGAACGGATCGCAGCGATTGTACGCCCGGCTCACAGAAGCGTGCTGGCGGAGGCCCGCCGATGA
- a CDS encoding tetratricopeptide repeat protein — protein MILTATVNCLSCDQQNEVGDGLCHHCGRSLPMLCEGARLLSYEIGKQLDASANRVTFLAVDNYRGEPCILHEVLAQPGQAGLQHRLMQALIPIKGVTSASVQDFVILAKEHHGFIAEYVEGHTLGEEVKHAGAFSEEKALTTLHEIMDVLDELHRHGVFHGDITPAHVLRQKADGQLRLICFASLTDLAMLLGQASGSAVMEGLSRVAYAPPERHVGKLSAATDIYMLGLTFICLVTASEPSEVYRDYFDTTSQMWRTEALPVREHVKQVLARMLCSEASARFQTLDELRNELTRSEHFRSCSNPACQETLDEAQAICSVCGHEFERGWLTRWEAETLEPAFASDIIEAIANKDQLFIPLQRMRIEPTALEHHWNLVIERFTGADEANLQAWLLSDLIPVLQSNMVIQTRRLGWAKRDSLVEAALSRGMTREAALAILRQECAKRAVIIKPRLMYCPSTACVCSVIHQDLSLCPESGAKLVEPSLDVWMDRLVRPALNANIWMTLQDKQALIERAVECGLPALEAERAFTAEVEQRIGAGVECFSQWVERIAAITEHDDCVTAQTVADFLAEAERLALRPEAVDQTLNLLVPRYAQLRLEMQSAESEELMDRQPVDLIEGSSSVLDVAREDSEQPIPSLEFDAAMSSATPLDDAGALESIADVCMDVSMVHALGRELIAAPVICEESTFTEPEESSDDQTAVMSETEDETWNWLSAKVDEVAWQEPSDEVCSYAQSDTEVEVDVTAHRSPWDDLSSEELSMSPVATSQNDEIFGSARLEQAGPACDEHAGDVRSQGFSGELFISPSQRPETMGMDDRQDASATSSEELLMCSGYTTNDENDISWEASWLSMETDSAAGASSITTVMSDGSPSDASQPMAVEPVESATSIEQVGRHGIKRHRWAIAAGLLLLVVGGLSVFLLRDGAKANSAPTLSMLEASSDRIQAGQEVTLTAQASDLDGDSLAYTWNASAGTIVGQGQQVVLQTSDLDPGAAQSVVIRLEVQDGHGGRVSGQKTITIEPRMGHSSESSGAPLVVTKTSRTVQRPSQVEDAATLAKKAEESLSQAQALFQSRQYDAAIQELERALKADPNNPRLRERKAAIEKVKDILNKPTDQGTN, from the coding sequence ATGATCCTGACTGCAACAGTGAACTGTTTGTCGTGTGACCAGCAGAATGAAGTTGGCGATGGCCTTTGCCATCACTGCGGGCGCTCCCTGCCGATGTTGTGTGAGGGGGCTAGGCTGCTTTCCTACGAAATTGGGAAGCAGCTCGACGCCTCTGCCAATCGTGTGACATTTCTGGCGGTAGATAACTACCGGGGCGAGCCCTGCATCCTTCATGAAGTTCTCGCGCAGCCGGGACAGGCCGGACTTCAGCACCGGCTGATGCAAGCGCTCATCCCCATTAAAGGTGTGACTTCTGCATCTGTTCAAGACTTTGTTATCCTCGCCAAAGAACATCATGGCTTCATTGCTGAGTATGTTGAAGGACACACGCTTGGTGAAGAGGTGAAACACGCCGGAGCGTTTTCAGAAGAAAAAGCGTTGACGACATTACACGAGATCATGGATGTTTTGGACGAGTTGCATCGTCATGGAGTATTTCATGGAGATATTACGCCGGCGCATGTCCTCCGGCAGAAGGCTGACGGTCAGTTGCGACTCATTTGTTTTGCTTCACTCACTGACTTGGCGATGTTGCTTGGGCAGGCTTCGGGCAGTGCCGTGATGGAAGGCTTGAGCCGTGTCGCGTATGCGCCGCCTGAACGACACGTGGGCAAGCTCAGTGCTGCGACGGATATTTACATGCTGGGCCTCACCTTTATCTGTCTGGTGACGGCGAGCGAGCCTTCGGAGGTCTATCGAGACTATTTCGATACCACTTCACAAATGTGGAGGACCGAAGCTCTGCCTGTGCGCGAGCATGTGAAGCAGGTTTTGGCGCGGATGCTTTGCTCGGAGGCCTCCGCGCGTTTTCAGACATTGGACGAGCTGCGGAATGAGCTGACGCGGTCCGAACACTTTCGCTCATGCAGCAACCCTGCATGCCAGGAGACGCTCGATGAAGCGCAGGCGATCTGTTCCGTGTGTGGGCATGAATTCGAGCGCGGATGGCTCACGCGATGGGAAGCCGAAACCTTAGAGCCGGCTTTCGCCAGTGACATCATCGAGGCGATAGCCAACAAGGACCAACTCTTCATCCCCTTGCAACGAATGAGGATCGAGCCGACGGCGTTGGAGCATCACTGGAATTTAGTTATCGAGCGGTTCACCGGCGCTGATGAAGCCAACTTGCAGGCGTGGTTACTTTCAGACTTGATACCTGTTCTTCAAAGCAACATGGTCATCCAGACGCGGCGCCTTGGCTGGGCCAAAAGGGACAGCCTGGTTGAAGCGGCGCTCTCGCGCGGCATGACGCGCGAGGCGGCTTTGGCGATTCTTCGTCAAGAATGTGCCAAACGAGCAGTCATCATCAAGCCGCGTTTGATGTATTGTCCGTCTACTGCGTGTGTCTGCTCGGTTATTCATCAAGACCTGAGCCTGTGCCCTGAGTCTGGCGCGAAGCTGGTTGAACCGAGTCTTGATGTCTGGATGGATCGGTTGGTGAGGCCTGCACTGAACGCGAACATTTGGATGACGCTGCAAGACAAGCAAGCGCTCATCGAGCGAGCAGTTGAGTGTGGGTTGCCGGCGCTGGAAGCGGAACGTGCGTTCACCGCCGAGGTTGAACAACGGATTGGCGCCGGCGTCGAGTGCTTTTCACAATGGGTCGAGAGAATCGCAGCGATTACCGAGCATGACGACTGCGTGACGGCGCAAACCGTTGCTGATTTCCTGGCTGAAGCAGAACGACTCGCGCTGCGCCCGGAGGCCGTTGACCAAACTTTGAATCTCTTGGTACCCCGCTACGCTCAGTTGCGGCTGGAAATGCAAAGCGCCGAAAGCGAGGAGTTGATGGACCGGCAGCCAGTTGATTTGATCGAGGGCTCTTCATCCGTCCTAGACGTAGCAAGAGAGGACTCAGAGCAACCCATACCGTCGCTCGAGTTTGATGCTGCGATGTCGTCAGCAACTCCTCTGGATGATGCCGGTGCCCTTGAATCTATTGCTGATGTATGCATGGATGTGAGCATGGTACACGCGCTCGGTCGAGAACTCATAGCCGCGCCCGTGATATGTGAGGAATCCACTTTTACTGAACCGGAGGAATCTTCGGATGATCAGACTGCAGTGATGAGCGAAACCGAAGATGAGACATGGAACTGGCTCTCGGCCAAGGTTGATGAAGTCGCCTGGCAAGAGCCTTCCGATGAGGTTTGCTCTTACGCTCAATCTGATACTGAGGTTGAGGTTGATGTAACCGCACACCGGTCACCTTGGGATGATCTATCTTCTGAGGAACTGTCCATGTCGCCGGTAGCGACGTCCCAAAACGATGAAATCTTCGGAAGCGCCCGCTTGGAGCAGGCCGGGCCTGCCTGCGACGAGCACGCCGGAGACGTGCGCTCCCAGGGTTTTTCGGGGGAGTTGTTCATCTCGCCCAGCCAACGCCCAGAAACAATGGGAATGGATGACAGGCAGGACGCCTCTGCCACATCCTCAGAGGAACTGCTCATGTGCTCTGGGTACACCACGAACGATGAAAATGATATTTCATGGGAGGCGTCATGGTTGAGTATGGAAACTGACTCGGCAGCTGGCGCCTCGTCAATCACAACGGTGATGAGTGATGGATCACCGTCGGATGCTTCCCAGCCAATGGCTGTTGAGCCGGTAGAGTCAGCAACGAGCATTGAGCAGGTAGGCAGGCACGGCATCAAGCGTCACCGATGGGCTATAGCGGCCGGATTACTACTTCTGGTGGTGGGTGGCTTGTCTGTTTTCCTATTGCGGGATGGCGCCAAAGCCAACAGCGCGCCCACGCTCTCTATGCTGGAGGCCAGTTCTGATCGAATCCAAGCTGGTCAAGAGGTAACATTAACGGCACAGGCGAGTGATCTGGATGGTGATTCGCTGGCCTACACCTGGAACGCCTCAGCAGGAACGATTGTCGGGCAAGGACAGCAAGTCGTCCTGCAAACGTCTGACTTGGACCCCGGAGCTGCACAATCGGTCGTGATTCGATTAGAGGTTCAAGATGGACACGGCGGTAGAGTGAGTGGGCAGAAGACGATCACCATTGAACCGCGAATGGGTCATTCATCGGAGTCGTCCGGAGCGCCGCTGGTGGTGACTAAGACAAGTCGAACGGTGCAACGCCCGTCTCAGGTGGAAGACGCCGCTACACTAGCAAAGAAAGCTGAGGAGTCGTTAAGCCAGGCTCAGGCTTTGTTTCAGAGTCGGCAGTATGACGCTGCCATCCAAGAACTGGAACGAGCTTTGAAAGCTGATCCGAATAATCCGCGGCTGCGCGAGCGTAAGGCGGCCATCGAGAAAGTGAAGGACATCTTGAATAAGCCGACTGACCAAGGGACGAACTGA
- a CDS encoding type II toxin-antitoxin system HicB family antitoxin produces MKIKVFSLARYVEEALKKAEYARDEDGVVIAKVPTVSGFFAQGDSFEEARENLREVIEGNVLLALQLGLEIPRIEGVEILERRVARHSKKAWPDSHRLNRQK; encoded by the coding sequence ATGAAAATCAAAGTGTTTTCGCTGGCTCGTTACGTTGAAGAAGCTCTCAAAAAAGCAGAATACGCTCGCGATGAAGACGGCGTTGTGATTGCCAAGGTTCCTACGGTTTCCGGTTTTTTTGCGCAGGGGGATAGCTTTGAAGAGGCGCGTGAGAACCTGCGCGAGGTGATTGAGGGCAATGTGCTGTTAGCCTTGCAACTGGGCCTTGAGATCCCGCGTATCGAGGGAGTAGAGATTCTGGAGCGCCGAGTGGCTCGGCATAGCAAGAAAGCATGGCCAGACTCACACCGCTTAAACCGGCAGAAGTGA
- the argS gene encoding arginine--tRNA ligase: MASIETTIKQRILAIIQEKYHIACDDMPVETPPSPQLGDIALPIAFELAKQLSKSTGQKQNPRKIAEAIAADLTGIDGIARVEIAGPGYINIFLDRPSYLRQLMQPWQQPLPAGDKIIVEHTSVNPNKAAHVGHLRNALLGDTIVRLLRATGRRVEVHNYIDNTGVQVADVVVGFLYLEKKSLDDIQQITGKFDDYCWDLYARVTQWYEQDAHNLDYRRRTLKEMEIEGHPTALMADYISTRILNCHLDTFDRLGIRYDLLPRESDILHLHFWELAFEILKQTGTIVYETTGRNAGCWVMKAEDKHQTSDFKTQLSDTSPQTSEETEDLPAREQPTYDPDKVLVRSDGTVNYTGKDIAYHLWKLGKLGVDFNYKPFRTYPDKHETWITTTEVTQQTRQTRPMFGFGAAYLNVIGVEQTYPQKYVKEALARVAPELDLSRSAHVAYEKVALSPQACLELGIELQPDELRRQQINMSGRRGLGVKVDDLIDKLEERALAEVRARQPDAPVDQQRDVAHQIAIGALRYFLLKYTRTTAITFDFQEALSFEGETGPYIQYAVVRANSIFRKAEAAGLRREPIDSVPEESLRQILNGEDGTELWSLIYQAGRLDRVIDQACDSLEPAFVAKHAFTLAQRFNVFYHNYPILREPDQSRRTLLLAITEIVERQLRRALAVLGIEAPERM, from the coding sequence ATGGCATCCATCGAAACAACGATCAAACAACGCATCCTCGCCATTATTCAAGAGAAGTATCACATTGCTTGTGACGACATGCCGGTGGAAACGCCACCCTCGCCACAACTGGGCGACATCGCGTTGCCCATCGCGTTTGAGCTGGCTAAACAGTTGAGCAAATCAACCGGCCAGAAGCAAAATCCAAGAAAGATAGCCGAAGCCATCGCCGCTGACCTCACCGGGATTGACGGCATCGCGCGTGTTGAGATTGCTGGCCCCGGATACATCAACATCTTTCTCGATCGTCCGTCTTACCTGCGTCAGCTCATGCAGCCCTGGCAGCAACCGCTGCCAGCAGGCGACAAAATCATCGTCGAGCATACCAGCGTCAATCCCAACAAAGCAGCCCACGTCGGCCATCTGCGCAATGCGCTGCTTGGTGACACCATCGTCCGACTCCTGCGGGCTACAGGCCGGCGCGTCGAAGTTCATAACTACATTGACAATACCGGCGTGCAAGTGGCCGATGTCGTTGTCGGTTTTCTCTATCTTGAAAAGAAATCGCTGGATGACATTCAGCAGATAACCGGCAAGTTCGATGATTACTGCTGGGACCTCTACGCGCGGGTGACACAGTGGTATGAACAGGATGCGCACAACCTCGACTACCGTCGCCGAACACTGAAAGAGATGGAAATCGAAGGCCATCCGACGGCTCTCATGGCCGATTACATTTCAACGCGCATCCTGAATTGTCACCTCGATACATTCGACCGGCTGGGGATTCGCTATGATTTGCTGCCGCGTGAAAGCGATATTCTCCATTTGCATTTCTGGGAGTTGGCCTTTGAAATCCTCAAACAAACCGGCACGATCGTCTATGAGACCACAGGCCGCAACGCTGGTTGCTGGGTGATGAAGGCGGAAGATAAACATCAGACTTCGGACTTCAAAACTCAACTCTCAGATACCAGCCCTCAAACATCGGAAGAAACAGAAGACCTGCCGGCACGTGAGCAGCCAACTTATGATCCCGATAAGGTGCTGGTCCGCTCAGATGGTACGGTCAATTACACAGGAAAGGATATTGCCTACCATCTGTGGAAACTGGGCAAGCTCGGCGTAGATTTCAACTACAAACCGTTTCGCACCTACCCGGACAAACACGAAACATGGATCACGACAACTGAAGTCACTCAGCAGACACGCCAAACCCGTCCGATGTTTGGTTTCGGCGCTGCTTATCTGAACGTGATCGGCGTTGAACAGACATATCCCCAGAAGTACGTCAAAGAGGCGCTGGCCAGAGTCGCGCCGGAGCTGGATTTGAGCCGATCCGCTCACGTTGCGTATGAGAAGGTGGCGCTCTCGCCGCAGGCTTGTCTGGAGCTGGGCATTGAACTCCAGCCCGATGAACTGCGCCGGCAACAAATCAATATGTCGGGTCGTCGCGGACTCGGCGTCAAAGTTGACGACCTCATTGACAAACTTGAAGAACGCGCTCTGGCCGAAGTGCGCGCGCGGCAGCCCGACGCGCCAGTAGATCAACAAAGAGACGTGGCTCATCAGATTGCCATCGGCGCCTTGCGATACTTTTTGCTCAAATACACCCGGACAACAGCCATCACATTCGATTTTCAAGAAGCGCTCTCGTTTGAAGGCGAAACTGGCCCCTATATTCAGTATGCTGTCGTTCGCGCCAATAGTATCTTCCGCAAGGCTGAAGCGGCCGGCCTGCGACGAGAGCCGATTGACAGCGTGCCGGAAGAGTCGCTTCGTCAGATACTCAATGGCGAGGACGGAACTGAACTGTGGTCGCTCATTTATCAGGCCGGGCGGCTCGATCGAGTCATTGACCAGGCGTGCGACAGCCTCGAACCAGCCTTTGTGGCCAAACACGCATTCACGTTGGCGCAGCGATTCAACGTCTTTTATCACAACTACCCGATCTTGCGTGAGCCAGATCAATCACGACGAACGCTGTTGCTCGCCATCACGGAGATCGTTGAGCGCCAGTTGCGGCGGGCGCTCGCTGTGCTGGGCATCGAGGCGCCCGAACGGATGTAA
- a CDS encoding TonB family protein, with translation MAHVAHQGRQKRQRRILVLLIAAAMSVISSSSASSSFSAEDGQAVASKPKALSLEQVRQLIAVAPDAVVAGEIRERGLEFRLTPKVLDHLRTIGVGSETAKTLNALMPANSWPTLVLKAERTELVHGESITIVAEANDLDDDPLQYRWFTSAGSIVGEGPTVQLRTESIGLNARSLSFLVGLEVADGRGGVARQALAFSLKPPNRAPSASIRAEKTELVRGEDLVLEAEANDPDGDPLEFQWSTTGGTVDGDGQRVTLRTDKMTLEKGSDSVTVALKVTDGREGTATDTLTIEVRAPKPVAVTPAEPIRRVTPQYPVSARALRLTGQVVVEVTIDERGNVVAAEPVEGPPMFWNEAVAAVKMWKFRPAMQGNQPVKSTKRIGFSFTNP, from the coding sequence ATGGCACACGTGGCACATCAAGGAAGACAGAAAAGACAGCGTCGGATTCTTGTACTACTTATCGCGGCGGCGATGAGCGTCATTAGTTCATCGAGCGCGAGCAGCTCGTTCAGTGCTGAAGACGGACAGGCGGTTGCTTCTAAGCCCAAGGCGCTCAGCCTGGAGCAAGTACGGCAACTGATCGCTGTAGCGCCTGACGCCGTCGTGGCCGGCGAGATTCGCGAGCGTGGCCTTGAGTTTCGATTGACGCCCAAGGTTCTCGATCACTTGCGCACCATTGGTGTGGGCAGTGAAACGGCCAAAACACTCAATGCGCTCATGCCGGCCAATAGTTGGCCAACGCTTGTGCTGAAGGCTGAACGGACGGAGTTGGTTCATGGCGAGTCAATCACCATTGTTGCTGAAGCTAACGATCTGGATGATGACCCGCTTCAATATCGTTGGTTCACTTCTGCCGGCTCGATTGTCGGTGAAGGCCCGACCGTTCAGTTGCGCACCGAGAGTATTGGCCTTAACGCCCGCTCGCTCTCGTTCCTGGTGGGATTGGAAGTAGCCGACGGACGTGGAGGAGTCGCACGACAGGCGCTCGCCTTCTCACTGAAACCTCCCAACCGAGCGCCCAGCGCGTCCATTCGCGCAGAAAAGACCGAGCTGGTTCGCGGTGAAGACCTGGTTCTGGAGGCTGAAGCAAACGACCCGGATGGTGATCCGCTGGAGTTTCAGTGGTCAACCACAGGTGGCACGGTTGATGGTGACGGCCAGCGTGTGACACTACGAACTGACAAGATGACGCTCGAAAAAGGCTCTGACTCTGTCACCGTTGCTCTCAAGGTCACCGATGGCAGGGAGGGTACGGCCACGGATACACTGACGATTGAGGTTCGTGCGCCCAAACCAGTCGCTGTCACACCTGCCGAACCGATCAGGAGGGTCACTCCTCAATATCCGGTCTCGGCCCGGGCGCTCCGCCTTACCGGCCAGGTTGTTGTTGAGGTCACGATTGATGAGCGTGGAAACGTGGTTGCGGCCGAACCAGTGGAAGGACCACCGATGTTCTGGAATGAAGCGGTGGCAGCCGTCAAAATGTGGAAATTCCGTCCAGCAATGCAGGGCAATCAACCAGTGAAATCCACCAAGCGGATCGGATTTAGCTTTACCAATCCGTGA
- a CDS encoding Zn-dependent exopeptidase M28: protein MHQSRVGRFTIALFVALLITAWSHPIGSYRGTGARRAVPKQVETTQAILDLIAQLDSTRYFNTISTLAGWNRYTHGSQILNARDYIQAEFQSLGLITELQSFSVGSTTAYNVIGTLPGTTRPNEWYIVCGHYDSISESPNTAAPGAEDNASGTAGVLELARVLADEPQPATIKFIAFSGEEQGLFGSNAYVQRLIASGDLSKVQGVINMDMISYTIDSDLDVLLETRPFAQSLLDLMQLSAQQFTSLRVVTSFNPCCSDHMPFLNNNVKAVLSIENDWNVYPHYHRTTDTPDHITTAMGMEILKMNLATLAQLMTGVIPSLRVVSPNGGEDWQTGSTQTIQWTSTGTIDNVKIELSRNGGSSYETLFATTPNDGTQSWTVTGPATGSALIKISDVTNPATFDVSNAVFIISEPPPPPPPPPPPGGCAATKVVEGATDAESTLNLLYRFRDEVLASTSRGRYYTQQYYRFSPELTNILALHPNLLIDTQGKLARWRPIIQSLVNLRSASVPSVELNLLDELFRSFAAKASPALRETIEQIRRDVRDPAVQAEFGIRVSR, encoded by the coding sequence ATGCACCAGTCGCGCGTAGGACGCTTCACTATCGCACTGTTTGTAGCTTTACTGATTACGGCATGGAGTCATCCTATTGGCTCCTACCGAGGGACTGGAGCACGGCGTGCCGTCCCAAAGCAGGTAGAGACAACGCAGGCAATCCTGGACCTCATCGCGCAACTGGATAGCACCAGGTACTTCAATACGATTTCGACACTAGCAGGTTGGAACCGTTATACGCATGGCTCACAAATCCTCAATGCGAGGGACTACATTCAGGCAGAGTTTCAGTCATTGGGGTTGATCACCGAATTGCAGTCATTCTCCGTTGGTAGTACGACGGCATATAACGTCATTGGCACGCTGCCGGGGACTACCCGTCCCAATGAGTGGTACATCGTCTGCGGCCATTATGATTCAATTTCCGAAAGCCCAAACACTGCGGCTCCAGGCGCAGAAGACAACGCAAGTGGAACGGCCGGCGTGCTTGAATTGGCGCGTGTGCTGGCTGATGAACCGCAGCCGGCGACAATTAAATTCATCGCCTTTTCTGGTGAGGAGCAGGGCTTGTTCGGCAGCAATGCCTATGTGCAGAGATTGATTGCTTCGGGCGATTTGAGCAAGGTGCAAGGCGTCATCAACATGGATATGATCTCTTACACGATTGACAGCGATTTGGATGTGTTGCTGGAGACGAGGCCGTTTGCTCAGTCGTTGCTTGATCTTATGCAGTTATCGGCTCAGCAGTTCACGTCGCTTCGTGTAGTCACGTCATTCAATCCGTGTTGCAGCGACCACATGCCATTTCTCAACAACAATGTGAAAGCGGTGCTTTCGATTGAAAATGATTGGAACGTCTATCCACATTATCATCGCACAACGGACACCCCTGATCATATCACGACGGCCATGGGCATGGAGATATTAAAGATGAACCTGGCCACGTTAGCTCAGTTGATGACAGGTGTCATCCCCAGTCTCAGAGTTGTCTCGCCCAATGGCGGCGAGGATTGGCAGACCGGCTCGACGCAAACGATCCAATGGACTTCAACAGGGACGATTGATAATGTGAAGATCGAGCTTTCGCGTAATGGTGGTTCCAGCTATGAGACGTTGTTTGCCACAACGCCCAATGATGGCACTCAGTCGTGGACAGTGACTGGCCCGGCCACCGGCAGTGCTCTTATCAAGATTAGCGACGTCACCAATCCGGCCACATTTGATGTCAGCAATGCCGTGTTCATTATCAGCGAGCCGCCGCCGCCCCCGCCGCCGCCCCCGCCGCCTGGCGGGTGTGCCGCGACAAAGGTGGTTGAGGGCGCCACGGACGCTGAAAGCACATTGAATCTACTTTACCGCTTCCGCGATGAAGTGTTGGCTTCGACTTCGCGCGGACGATACTATACACAGCAATACTACCGATTCTCCCCAGAGCTGACGAATATCTTGGCGCTACATCCGAATCTATTGATTGACACGCAGGGCAAGCTCGCCCGTTGGCGACCTATCATTCAATCGTTGGTGAATTTAAGAAGCGCAAGTGTCCCGTCCGTGGAACTGAATCTGCTCGATGAGCTCTTCAGATCATTTGCCGCAAAAGCCAGCCCTGCCTTACGAGAGACGATTGAACAGATTCGTCGCGATGTGCGCGACCCCGCTGTGCAAGCCGAATTCGGCATCCGCGTGAGTCGTTGA